A segment of the Terriglobia bacterium genome:
GGTCTTGCGGGTTGTCCGGCTCTTTCCGGACGCCCGGTTGTCTGCGCAGGAAGCGCAAGATGCGCTGGAGTGCTGCGCGAATCCGGCTTGGCTTTGCAGGCTGCATAAAGACCTCTTGAAAACGCAAGCGTATCACGAAACCGGCGCAATGAAGTTGTGGAGAGATTCGGGCTGTTGTAAAACTATCTTGCCAAAGGAGAAACCTGATGAGCTGGTGGTTTGGAGTCGCGTGGATTTTCATGGGGTTGATGTGGCTGTGGCGGGCTTACGCCGGCCACTACCCGGGCGGCACGGTTACCCTGACTACCGACTCAACCCGCATCATGAGCAAACGAGAGCGGGTCATCGGACTGTTCTTGGGCATCGCCAACCTGCTGCTCGGCATGGCGAACCTATGGCTCGGATTGCGCCACTCCCGCTAGCGTCTCTCCGCCCGCTAGGGCTTCCCTTGCATCCGGGCTTCGAGCCTGCCGGTTATCATTAGTCCCAGCATTCGAAAGTCGCTGATGAACGACCAGAACGGATGTCCGAACGTAGCCGGCTTGTTGCCTTCGATGAGGAAGTGTCCCGTCCAGGCAAAGCCGTAGGCGACCACTGGCCACAATAGCGCGTACCAAGGATGGCCCACGACAAACGGCACAATCAGCGTGACTAGGCCCAGCGAGGTTCCCGCGGCATGCATCCAGCGGTTACGCGGATCGCTGTGCTCGCGCAGATAAAACGCAAAGAATTCCTCGTAAGAAGCAAAGGTCTGGTCAGGCACGTTGATTCCTCCTCGGAATGATCGTCTGGAAGCAAGCTATCTTCCGTCGTCTATCTTCCCTTCCACTCCGGCTTCCGCTTCTCCATCCAGGCCTGAATGCCTTCTTGGGCGTCGTCGGTCTGCATGAGCTCTTCTACATAAATCTTTTCCGCGCGCGCCAGGCCTTTGTCCAAGTGAATGGAGTCCCACGCGTAGAAAGCTTTCTTGGCGTGGGCCAGAGCCGCCGGACTGAGCTTGAGAAGCGGCCCCAGACGGCTTTGGATGGCCTGGTCCATGCGGTCGTCCACGGCGGCTTCATTCGCCAGGCCCCAGGCGGCGGCCGCTTCGCCGGAAAAAGTTCGTCCGGTGAAGATCAGGTCAGCGGCGCGCTTCTGCCCGACCAGCGCGGCCAGCGCGGTGCACGCCACCGGCGGATAGCAACCCAACGTGATCTCCGGGAAGCCCCACTTGGCGTCCGGCGTGGTGAAGCACAGGTCGCAGACCATGGCCAGTTCGGCGCCGCCGCCCAGGCACGCGCCACGGACGTCCGCAATGGTGATTTTGGGAAGCTTGGCCAGCGCCAGGATCAGACCGTGAAATTTCTGCAGCATGGCGGGGATCTTGTCCGGCGTGTGCACCGCAACGTCCACCCCGGCGGAGAAGTTCTTGTCTTCGCCGCTCAATACGACTACCGCAATCTGTTTGTGCTCTTCCAGCTTCTGGAGCGCGTCCGCAAGCTGGTCCATCATGGGGAAGTCAATCACGTTCAGCGGAGGGCGGGCGAGGATGATGCGGGCCAGGGCACCCCGCGTCTCGAGGGTAATGCGCTTCGTGATGGCGGATGACGGTGAACTCATGCCGGGCCTCTTGTTTTCCGAACGTTTGGCTTCATCATTTCATTGCCTCCTCCGCCGGAGTTCACTTTCGGCGATTTTGGCAATCTTGGCACTCTTGGCAATTCTCTTTCCGCTCCCCCGTTTCTGCAAGCGGACTCACTCTTTCTTCGCAGGTGGTTGCCAGAGTTCAATCCGGTTCCCCTCCGGGTCCATGATCCAGGCAAAACGCCCGTATTCGTGGTCTTCGCGTTTCGGATCGATCGTTACGCCCTCAGCCCGCAACGCCTCCAGCACCGCATCCAGGTCTTCCACCTGATAGTTGATCATGAAGGGTGCGCTGCTGGGATTGAAATACTTGGTGTCCTGGGGAAAGATGGACCACACGGTGAAGGTCTCGTGCGAGGGGTCTTCGAGACGCCGCCACTTGAACATGCTGCCTTCGTCCGGCTTGCCCGCGATGCCCAGGTGTTTCGCATACCACTCGTACATTCTTTGGGGATCTTTGGCCTTGAAGAAGATACCGCCCAGGCCGATCACACGCTTGTTCATGACGATAATCCTAACAAAAACACTCAAGGGCTGAAGCCCGATCCTTTTGTCGCCGTTCAGCACTTTTTCGGCTTCGCTCACCCATGCCTAAAGGCATAGGCTGGGCCCTGCCCTGATACCTGCAGAGGCTGAAGCCGGTTATTCTTGGAGCTTCATCTTCCTTTTCTTACATCATCGCCGTGCGTTTGGTTTTCAATTTCGGCGGTTTTGGCAATTCTGGCAATCTTGGCAATTCTCCGTGCCTCCGTGGCGAGATCTGGGATTTGCAGTCACGGCGATCACGGCGATCTCTCCCTAGCTCGTCCAGAATCCTTTTGTATCGTACTCGCGGATGGCCCTCAACTCGGCGACGCTCGGCACCGGCGTTGGCCGCAAATCGTCAGCGACTTTGAGCTGCCATCCGGTGTTCGCCACCACGTCGTCCACGGCCACGCCAGGGTGGGTGGTAGAGAGGTAAGCTTCCCCGCTGTCATCGCTAAAGCGCAGCACGCATTTCGACGTGATCACCGCCGAAGGTCCGCCGCGCGGAAGGCCCACGCGCTTGCGCCATCCCGCGCCCTCGCCGTTGCCGGGACTGGTGATGTAACTCACGCGCTCGGGCAGGCGATGCCGCGCATGTTCCAGCAGCGACACGAAGCGGTGTGCCAGGGAAGCAATGTCGCAGGCGCCGCCCGAACCCGGCAGCCGGACCAGCCCGTGCTTGCCTTGGGCTTTTTTACTTTCGACCTGCGTGGAGTTGAGGTTGCCATAGCGGTCCACTTCCGCCGCGCCAAGAAAACCGAGATGCACTCTCCCCGACTGCAACAAGCCCATCACGCTCAGCATGTCCAGGCACTGCGTGGCGCCTTTGATGTTGGGCGGGTCGGCCATGGTATAGATCAGCTCGGGCGACGGCGAGGAGCGGATCACGCCATTCTCGAACAGGCCGACGGCATTCGGCGCATGGGTCTTCTTGGCGACCACAAACGCAATCAGCGGCAAGCGCATGCCGACGAAGACCACTTCGCCGTCTTTGATCTCGCGCGCCGCGGCCACGACCATGAGCTCGTTGAGGGTGTAGGACATGTTTTTCTGAAATCCCGAATCCCGCGCAGCGGGTGAGGGATCACTATTGTAACGAAGCTGCTTTGGTCCAATTAAGTTGTGATGCCCACGTGACGTTGGCAGCCATAGGGCTCCCTCGCTTCGCTCGGGATGAAGAAAGGGCTACTTTTCCGCATTAATCGCGTTCTTCCGTACTTCGCCGATGGTAACCAGCGGGTCGCGTCCACCCAGGCGCGGCGCAATCCACTTCTTCTCCGCGCCGATGATGTCCATCAACAGCTTTTTGTCGGCCGCGGTGGGCATCCAGGTTTCCAGTTGCTCGCGGTATTCTTTCTCTTCCATCGGCTCACCGGTTTGGGGATGGAACATCTGGCCTTTCCACTTGCCGATATTGCGGTGGAACTTGATGTCCGGACAATAGAGCGCCGTATTGCCCTGCTTCTGCGCAGCGCTGATGCGCTTGACCAGCGTGGCGCATTCGTCGCGATAGAGATGGCGGTTGTAATCGTTCAAGTCCTCAAGGTCCGCGGGATGCGGATTGGCCGGCTCGTCATAGCGGCCCTTCAATCCCCAGGTGTAGGCCCATTGCGCGGATGAGGAATGGTCCGTGCCGAACAGGTCGTACGAACTGGAAATCCACTTGTTCAGATATTTCTGCATCAGCCACGAGGGAACCACGCCGGCTTCCGCGATGCGCGCCAGTCCAGTGTTGCCCGTGCCCATGTGGAAGGCTTCTTCCTTCAGCATGTAACTCATGGAACGGCCCAGCGGAGCGAAGGCGGAATACTTGAGCATCTGGAGCTGGAATTTGCCATCGCGGTCAACAAAGTCAGTGAAGGCGAAGAAGTCCAGCCAGTTGTCGCATTCTTCATTAAAGCTGCCCAGCAGGCGCTTGTTCTCGTAGGCGCGGCGGTCCAGCATTTTCTTGGCTTCCACCTTGCCGGTATCGCCGAAGAAGTCTATGAGCAGCGCGCACATCTGCCACCCGTGGCGCATTTCTTCAATCATCACGCGGGTCAGGCAGGAACGGTCATAGTCACTGGGCGCGCTCTCAAAAAGCCAGCGCTGCTGTTCCACGCTGGCGAACTCGGTGTCACCCTGGTAGACGATCAGGTTCATCAGGGCGTCACGCATGTTCTGGGTGGGGATCTGGCGCATGTTCTCCCACTTGTTGCGGCCCTTGTAATAGCCAAAGGTGATCTCGTCGGTTTCGATGGCGCCGTACAGGGTGTCAAACTTGAACTCTTTGATCTGGTCGTGGTCCACGCCCACTTCCTTGCGCCACTCGTTGAACAGGCCGACCCAGTCACTGAACGTGCCGATCTTGTGTATTTTTCCAGGCATGAAAACTCCGTAGTAATTAGCAAATAGCAATTGGCAATTAGTAAGTCGCTTCCGACCTCTAGCTCTTGGTTAAAGGCCGATGGCTAGTTGCTAATTGCTATTTGCCAATTGCTTCCTCTCACAAATTCATCCACACGGTCTTGAGTTCCGTGTAGTGTTCAATCGCGTGCATGCCCAGTTCGCGGCCAAAGCCGGATTGCTTGTATCCGCCGAAAGGCAGCGCCGCGTCCATCACTCCGTAGGTGTTGATCCACACTGTGCCGGCCTTCAGGCGGCGCGACAGCTGGTGGGCTTTCTTGATGTCGTTGGTCCACACCGCGGCGGCCAGGCCGTAGACGTTGCGGTTGGCTTGTTCGGCGACTTCTTCGATGTCGTCAAACGTGAGCGTGGCCAGCACGGGGCCAAATATCTCTTCCTGCGCGATCTTCATATCGTTCTTCACGCCGCCGAAAATCGTGGGCTCGATGAAGAAACCGTGGTCGCCATTGACCGCGGCGCGCTTGCCGCCGGCCAGCACGGCAGCGCCTTCTTTCTTGCCGGATTCGATGTAGCCCAGCACCGTGTCCATCTGCTTCTGGCTCACAATGGCGCCTAGGCGCGTTTTGGGGTCCAGCGGGTCGCCCAGTTTGATCTTCTTGCTGCCTTCGACCAGCTTGGTCATGAATTCGTCTTCCGCTTTTTTCTCCACGAACAGGCGCGAACCGGCGCAGCAGACTTCACCTTTGCCGTAAAAGATGCCGTTGAGCGCGCCTTTCACAGCCGAGTCCAGGGACGAATCAGCGAACACGATGTTCGGCGATTTGCCGCCCAACTCCAGCGTCACGCGCTTCAGCGTGTCCGCCGACGCCCGCATGATCTCTTTGCCTACGGAAGTTGATCCGGTGAACGCGACTTTGTCCACGCCGGGATGCTTCACCAGAGCCTGTCCGGTGGCCGGTCCGCCGGTGACTATGTTCAACACGCCCGCGGGGAGTCCAGCTTCCAGGCACAGTTCGCCAAAGCGCAGCGCGGTGAGTGAAGTGTCTTCCGCAGGCTTGAGCACCACGCAGTTGCCGCATGCCAGGGCCGGACCCAGCTTCCAACTGGCCAGCAACAGCGGGAAGTTCCAGGCAACGATCGCGCCTACAACGCCCACCGGCTCGCGCAGCGTGTACGTGAACGCGTTGCTGAAAGTGTTTACCGTTTCACCGTGGACCTTGGTGGCCCACCCGGCGAAATAGCGGAACACGTCCGCCACCATAGGCATGTCCACGTAACGCGATTCGAAGATGGGCTTGCCATTGTCCAATGTTTCCAGCTCGGCCAGCTCTTCAATGCTCTTTTCCACCAGGTCGGCGATGCGCCATAGGAGCTTGCCGCGGTCGCTGGAGGACATCTTGCGCCACGGGCCGCCCATGTCGTCGAAGGCCTTGCGCGCCGCGGCCACGGCCAGGTCAACATCCTGCGCGGTGGCGTCAGCGATCTGCGTGAGCACTTCACCGGTGGCGGGATTGATGGTGTCAAACGCGCGGCCGGAGCCTTCACTCCACTGCCCGTT
Coding sequences within it:
- a CDS encoding DUF962 domain-containing protein, whose translation is MPDQTFASYEEFFAFYLREHSDPRNRWMHAAGTSLGLVTLIVPFVVGHPWYALLWPVVAYGFAWTGHFLIEGNKPATFGHPFWSFISDFRMLGLMITGRLEARMQGKP
- a CDS encoding enoyl-CoA hydratase/isomerase family protein, with translation MSSPSSAITKRITLETRGALARIILARPPLNVIDFPMMDQLADALQKLEEHKQIAVVVLSGEDKNFSAGVDVAVHTPDKIPAMLQKFHGLILALAKLPKITIADVRGACLGGGAELAMVCDLCFTTPDAKWGFPEITLGCYPPVACTALAALVGQKRAADLIFTGRTFSGEAAAAWGLANEAAVDDRMDQAIQSRLGPLLKLSPAALAHAKKAFYAWDSIHLDKGLARAEKIYVEELMQTDDAQEGIQAWMEKRKPEWKGR
- a CDS encoding VOC family protein, translated to MNKRVIGLGGIFFKAKDPQRMYEWYAKHLGIAGKPDEGSMFKWRRLEDPSHETFTVWSIFPQDTKYFNPSSAPFMINYQVEDLDAVLEALRAEGVTIDPKREDHEYGRFAWIMDPEGNRIELWQPPAKKE
- a CDS encoding CoA-transferase; translated protein: MSYTLNELMVVAAAREIKDGEVVFVGMRLPLIAFVVAKKTHAPNAVGLFENGVIRSSPSPELIYTMADPPNIKGATQCLDMLSVMGLLQSGRVHLGFLGAAEVDRYGNLNSTQVESKKAQGKHGLVRLPGSGGACDIASLAHRFVSLLEHARHRLPERVSYITSPGNGEGAGWRKRVGLPRGGPSAVITSKCVLRFSDDSGEAYLSTTHPGVAVDDVVANTGWQLKVADDLRPTPVPSVAELRAIREYDTKGFWTS
- a CDS encoding phenylacetate-CoA oxygenase subunit PaaI encodes the protein MPGKIHKIGTFSDWVGLFNEWRKEVGVDHDQIKEFKFDTLYGAIETDEITFGYYKGRNKWENMRQIPTQNMRDALMNLIVYQGDTEFASVEQQRWLFESAPSDYDRSCLTRVMIEEMRHGWQMCALLIDFFGDTGKVEAKKMLDRRAYENKRLLGSFNEECDNWLDFFAFTDFVDRDGKFQLQMLKYSAFAPLGRSMSYMLKEEAFHMGTGNTGLARIAEAGVVPSWLMQKYLNKWISSSYDLFGTDHSSSAQWAYTWGLKGRYDEPANPHPADLEDLNDYNRHLYRDECATLVKRISAAQKQGNTALYCPDIKFHRNIGKWKGQMFHPQTGEPMEEKEYREQLETWMPTAADKKLLMDIIGAEKKWIAPRLGGRDPLVTIGEVRKNAINAEK
- a CDS encoding aldehyde dehydrogenase family protein gives rise to the protein MLTATKTHISPGKLLINGQWSEGSGRAFDTINPATGEVLTQIADATAQDVDLAVAAARKAFDDMGGPWRKMSSSDRGKLLWRIADLVEKSIEELAELETLDNGKPIFESRYVDMPMVADVFRYFAGWATKVHGETVNTFSNAFTYTLREPVGVVGAIVAWNFPLLLASWKLGPALACGNCVVLKPAEDTSLTALRFGELCLEAGLPAGVLNIVTGGPATGQALVKHPGVDKVAFTGSTSVGKEIMRASADTLKRVTLELGGKSPNIVFADSSLDSAVKGALNGIFYGKGEVCCAGSRLFVEKKAEDEFMTKLVEGSKKIKLGDPLDPKTRLGAIVSQKQMDTVLGYIESGKKEGAAVLAGGKRAAVNGDHGFFIEPTIFGGVKNDMKIAQEEIFGPVLATLTFDDIEEVAEQANRNVYGLAAAVWTNDIKKAHQLSRRLKAGTVWINTYGVMDAALPFGGYKQSGFGRELGMHAIEHYTELKTVWMNL